In one Acidimicrobium ferrooxidans DSM 10331 genomic region, the following are encoded:
- a CDS encoding flagellar hook-associated protein 3 yields MQPIMTSISLANTLSSSLDSYQSQLSQLQVQLSNGQAIQAPSDNPAGTVNLLGAQTQLAAYQQYQSNLSYGQTVAQLANSSLTQAVSIVQQARSVLLQAGAPGVTSQVASGLATQLQGLETSLLGVANTTYEGQAIFAGTADVATAYVQPGGPGTAVTYQGNQQSATVAGAPGVALATSLADPFGASSPTGGVFAALNQAISDLSSGNTSAATTTDLASLTTALQNLTNQAGAAGEAVTQFQNLTQQVTAAITQVQSQVSSLQGLNYAQVTTQYQTLLNNYQVALYAAAQVKQPTLASYLA; encoded by the coding sequence ATGCAACCCATCATGACGTCCATCAGCCTGGCGAACACGCTGTCGTCCTCGCTCGATAGCTACCAAAGCCAGCTCAGCCAGCTCCAGGTGCAGCTGTCCAACGGGCAAGCCATCCAGGCGCCGTCGGACAACCCTGCCGGGACGGTGAACCTGCTTGGGGCCCAGACCCAGCTCGCCGCCTACCAGCAGTACCAGTCCAATCTGTCGTACGGGCAGACGGTGGCCCAGCTCGCGAACTCCTCGCTGACGCAGGCGGTGAGCATCGTCCAGCAGGCTCGAAGCGTCCTGCTCCAAGCAGGTGCTCCCGGGGTCACCTCACAGGTCGCCTCGGGGCTTGCAACGCAGCTTCAGGGACTCGAGACCTCGCTGCTCGGCGTTGCCAACACGACGTATGAGGGCCAGGCCATCTTCGCCGGCACGGCGGACGTCGCAACCGCCTATGTCCAGCCTGGCGGGCCCGGTACTGCGGTGACCTATCAGGGGAATCAGCAGAGCGCGACGGTCGCGGGCGCGCCGGGCGTCGCTCTGGCGACCTCGTTGGCCGACCCATTCGGGGCCTCCAGCCCGACCGGCGGCGTGTTCGCCGCGCTGAACCAGGCGATCTCCGACCTGAGTTCCGGCAACACCTCGGCTGCGACCACCACCGATCTTGCGTCGCTGACTACCGCGCTCCAGAACCTTACGAACCAAGCGGGGGCGGCCGGTGAGGCTGTCACGCAGTTCCAGAACCTCACGCAGCAGGTCACGGCGGCGATTACGCAGGTGCAGAGCCAGGTCTCCTCGCTGCAGGGGCTGAACTATGCCCAAGTCACGACCCAGTACCAAACGCTGCTCAACAACTATCAGGTTGCCTTGTACGCAGCGGCCCAGGTCAAGCAGCCGA
- the flgK gene encoding flagellar hook-associated protein FlgK produces MSGGALYIALSGLEAQQVGLDVVAQNVANANTPGYQSESVDLANQQLPGSPVGDGVTVQGVLQAQNTFARSLELGSQAASSYATQLSSTLTAAQSGSFQEPSSTGISEQLNGLWSAFGQLSDTPTQLASAQSVVAAAQQVAEALNQAASNLTGLFNDTSQQASLLVAQVNTQLAQVASLNGQIAAQSGGEVGAANSLIDARNQVLSQLANEIGATVVPASSQQVNVLVGGVTLVQGTQSNALAAAIAAPGSPPTASGTAQILLAGTSTQVPVTSGSLGGMLASLNNNLPRYGTQLNATAQALATQVNGLLASGQTQGTTGPIAGPPLFVAAGGGTLDAGSIAVNPQIEASPSLLAASTTPYAGGNGQNAAAIANLGSAADGPNALWSQAVGQVGLDVQSATSLATSAAQQAQSAQTAEQSSVGVDVNGQLVNLVTYQQAYQAAAKVISTVQQALSSLLSSVS; encoded by the coding sequence ATGAGCGGCGGTGCCCTCTACATCGCACTCTCCGGCCTCGAGGCGCAGCAGGTCGGGCTGGACGTCGTCGCGCAGAACGTCGCGAACGCCAACACTCCGGGTTACCAGAGCGAGTCGGTGGACCTCGCGAACCAGCAACTCCCAGGCAGCCCGGTCGGCGACGGGGTCACCGTGCAAGGAGTGCTCCAGGCGCAGAACACGTTCGCGCGCTCCCTCGAGCTCGGGTCGCAGGCGGCGTCGTCGTACGCGACGCAGTTGTCGTCCACGCTCACCGCGGCGCAGTCCGGGTCCTTCCAGGAGCCGTCGTCGACCGGCATCTCCGAGCAGCTCAACGGACTCTGGAGTGCCTTTGGCCAGCTGTCCGACACGCCGACACAGCTGGCATCGGCACAGTCGGTCGTCGCTGCGGCGCAGCAGGTCGCCGAGGCGCTCAACCAAGCGGCCTCCAACCTCACGGGTCTGTTCAACGACACCTCCCAGCAGGCTTCGCTGCTCGTGGCACAGGTGAACACGCAACTTGCGCAGGTGGCGTCGCTCAACGGCCAGATCGCGGCGCAGAGCGGCGGTGAGGTCGGAGCGGCGAACTCCCTCATCGATGCGCGCAACCAGGTGCTGTCCCAACTCGCCAACGAGATCGGTGCCACGGTGGTTCCGGCGTCGTCCCAGCAGGTGAACGTCCTGGTCGGGGGAGTGACGCTGGTCCAGGGGACCCAGTCGAACGCGCTCGCCGCAGCGATCGCGGCTCCCGGCTCTCCGCCGACCGCATCTGGGACGGCCCAGATCCTGCTCGCGGGGACGAGTACCCAGGTGCCGGTCACGAGCGGATCGCTCGGTGGCATGCTCGCGTCGTTGAACAACAACCTCCCGCGCTACGGCACCCAGCTCAACGCGACTGCTCAGGCGTTGGCGACCCAGGTCAACGGGCTGCTCGCGTCTGGTCAGACCCAAGGCACCACTGGCCCGATTGCAGGCCCTCCGTTGTTCGTCGCGGCTGGAGGTGGCACGCTCGATGCCGGCTCGATCGCTGTCAACCCCCAGATCGAAGCCTCTCCGTCGCTGCTCGCGGCCTCGACGACGCCCTATGCCGGTGGCAATGGTCAGAACGCCGCCGCGATCGCGAACCTCGGCAGCGCCGCAGACGGCCCGAATGCACTCTGGTCACAGGCGGTGGGTCAGGTCGGACTCGATGTGCAGTCGGCGACGTCGCTCGCGACCTCCGCGGCCCAGCAGGCCCAGAGTGCTCAGACAGCGGAGCAGTCCTCTGTCGGCGTCGACGTCAACGGCCAGCTCGTCAACCTCGTCACCTATCAGCAGGCCTACCAGGCTGCAGCGAAGGTGATCTCGACGGTCCAGCAAGCCCTGTCGTCGTTGCTGTCCTCGGTGTCCTAG